Proteins co-encoded in one Ralstonia sp. RRA genomic window:
- a CDS encoding undecaprenyl-diphosphate phosphatase, with product MTTLHIIILACVQGLAELLPVSSSAHVILAEKWLGLDPTSPDMTLMLVMLHTGTMFAVIVYFWRSWRQTYFSSTKALWNNGVQLAVATAATGIVGLTLLYVIKHVFMGGADSFEVEHLFGNTKLMAVSLAVAGVLIIVSSRYANTTATGDLTGWRALWIGAVQGLCLPFRGLSRSGATISSGMLVGVQRRRAEEFSFALAVVLTPAVIVKEGYRFYKAYAGTADSMLHMLAPSLLGMVFSFIAGLVALRWLSRWLEQGRWYLFGCYCLVASVVVWMFGG from the coding sequence ATGACCACGCTTCACATCATCATCCTGGCCTGCGTCCAAGGCCTTGCCGAGCTGCTGCCGGTTTCCAGTTCGGCCCACGTCATCCTGGCCGAGAAGTGGCTGGGGCTGGACCCGACTTCCCCCGACATGACGCTGATGCTGGTCATGCTGCATACGGGCACCATGTTTGCCGTCATCGTGTATTTCTGGCGCTCGTGGCGGCAGACGTATTTCTCGTCGACCAAGGCGCTGTGGAACAACGGCGTCCAGCTGGCCGTGGCCACGGCGGCCACAGGCATCGTCGGGCTGACCCTGCTGTATGTGATCAAGCACGTCTTCATGGGCGGCGCCGACAGCTTTGAGGTGGAGCACCTCTTCGGCAATACCAAGTTGATGGCGGTCAGCCTGGCCGTGGCCGGCGTGCTGATCATCGTGTCGTCCAGGTACGCCAACACCACGGCCACCGGAGACCTGACCGGCTGGCGTGCCCTTTGGATCGGGGCCGTGCAGGGGCTGTGCTTGCCGTTTCGTGGGCTGTCGCGCTCGGGCGCGACCATTTCCAGTGGCATGCTGGTGGGTGTGCAGCGCCGCCGTGCCGAGGAGTTCAGCTTCGCGCTCGCCGTGGTGCTGACGCCGGCCGTTATCGTCAAGGAAGGCTATCGCTTCTACAAGGCCTATGCGGGCACCGCCGACAGCATGCTGCACATGCTGGCACCGAGCCTGCTGGGCATGGTGTTCAGCTTTATTGCCGGTTTGGTGGCACTGCGCTGGCTGTCGCGTTGGCTGGAGCAAGGGCGGTGGTATCTGTTCGGCTGCTACTGCCTGGTCGCGTCGGTTGTCGTGTGGATGTTTGGGGGCTGA
- the recG gene encoding ATP-dependent DNA helicase RecG gives MPPRARSAADTAPLPDADTAAAPKPKRATPADKPAKTARPADKLAKLGLHRDVDLVLHLPMRYEDETTLLTIAEAVARANTGWAAQVEGTVTRNEVTLRGRRQLVVHITDDSGELVLRFLNFYGSQVKQMAEGVQLRVRGEVRGGFFGAEMVHPTVRAVAPDEPLPDRLTPVYSTVAGVPQAYLRKAILNTLTRTPLPETVPNSLITGPLAPLKLMAPAEAVRLLHQPTPDVDEYSLVERTHPAWLRIKFDELLSQQLSLKRAQAARRTRNAPVLRTSGNDGLLARFMNALPFKLTGAQARVWEEIRADLAHPYPMQRLLQGDVGSGKTVIAALAACQAIDAGWQAALMAPTELLAEQHYRKLSAWLEPLGVDIVWLAGSLKRKQKDEAAARVAAGTAQLVIGTHALIQDAVTFARLGLAVVDEQHRFGVAQRLALRGKASNGDAPVVANAQVPHQLMMSATPIPRTLAMTYYADLDVSAIDELPPGRTPIVTRLVNDARRDEVIERIHAAAQEGRQVYWVCPLIEESEALQLQTAVETFETLSQSLAGLKVGLVHGRLPSADKAAVMSAFASGELHVLVATTVIEVGVDVPNASLMVIEHAERFGLAQLHQLRGRVGRGTAESVCILLYQAPLSPTAKQRLQTMRETTDGFEIARRDLDIRGPGEFLGARQSGEAMLRFADLNHDAWLVEFAQGAAEQMLARFPEAVEAHLKRWLGEREHYLRV, from the coding sequence GTGCCGCCTCGCGCCCGTTCCGCCGCTGATACCGCTCCACTGCCCGACGCTGATACCGCGGCGGCGCCGAAACCAAAACGGGCGACCCCGGCAGACAAGCCCGCCAAGACGGCCCGTCCGGCCGACAAACTCGCCAAGCTGGGCCTGCACCGCGACGTGGATCTCGTCCTGCATCTGCCGATGCGCTACGAGGACGAAACCACGCTCCTGACCATCGCCGAGGCGGTCGCCCGCGCCAACACCGGCTGGGCCGCGCAGGTGGAGGGCACGGTCACGCGCAACGAAGTGACGCTCCGCGGGCGCCGGCAACTCGTCGTGCATATCACCGATGACTCCGGCGAGCTGGTACTGCGCTTTCTCAATTTCTACGGCAGCCAGGTCAAGCAGATGGCCGAAGGCGTGCAGCTGCGCGTGCGCGGCGAGGTGCGCGGCGGCTTCTTCGGCGCGGAGATGGTGCACCCGACCGTGCGCGCCGTCGCCCCGGACGAACCGCTGCCCGATCGTCTGACGCCGGTGTATTCCACCGTGGCGGGTGTGCCCCAGGCGTATCTGCGCAAGGCGATCCTGAACACGCTGACACGCACGCCGCTGCCGGAAACGGTGCCCAACAGCCTCATCACCGGGCCGCTGGCGCCGCTCAAGCTGATGGCCCCGGCGGAAGCCGTGCGCCTGCTGCACCAGCCCACGCCTGACGTGGACGAGTACAGCCTGGTTGAGCGCACGCATCCGGCGTGGCTGCGCATCAAGTTTGACGAGTTGCTCTCGCAGCAGTTGTCGCTTAAGCGGGCACAGGCGGCACGCCGTACGCGCAACGCGCCGGTATTGCGCACCAGTGGCAACGATGGCCTGCTCGCACGCTTCATGAACGCCTTGCCGTTCAAGCTGACCGGCGCCCAGGCCCGCGTGTGGGAAGAGATCCGCGCTGACCTTGCGCACCCGTACCCGATGCAGCGGCTGCTGCAGGGCGACGTGGGCAGCGGCAAGACCGTCATCGCCGCGTTGGCTGCGTGTCAGGCCATCGACGCCGGCTGGCAGGCCGCGCTCATGGCGCCAACCGAATTACTGGCCGAGCAGCACTACCGCAAGCTCTCTGCGTGGCTTGAGCCGCTGGGTGTGGATATCGTCTGGCTGGCCGGTAGCCTCAAGCGCAAGCAGAAGGACGAGGCGGCCGCGCGCGTGGCAGCGGGCACCGCGCAACTGGTGATCGGCACGCACGCGCTGATTCAGGACGCGGTCACGTTCGCGCGCCTTGGCCTGGCGGTGGTGGATGAGCAGCATCGCTTTGGCGTGGCACAGCGGCTCGCCTTGCGCGGCAAGGCCAGCAATGGCGATGCACCTGTCGTCGCCAATGCGCAGGTGCCGCACCAGTTGATGATGTCCGCCACGCCCATCCCGCGCACGCTGGCGATGACGTACTACGCCGATCTCGATGTCTCCGCCATCGACGAATTGCCGCCGGGGCGCACGCCCATCGTCACGCGGCTGGTGAACGATGCACGCCGCGACGAGGTGATCGAACGCATCCACGCCGCCGCACAAGAGGGACGACAGGTCTACTGGGTCTGTCCGCTGATCGAAGAGAGCGAAGCACTGCAGTTGCAGACTGCTGTGGAGACCTTCGAGACGCTTTCCCAAAGTCTCGCGGGCCTGAAGGTCGGTCTCGTACATGGCCGGCTGCCCTCCGCTGACAAGGCCGCCGTGATGAGCGCCTTCGCCAGCGGTGAGTTGCATGTGCTGGTGGCGACCACCGTCATCGAAGTGGGGGTGGACGTGCCCAATGCCTCATTGATGGTGATCGAACACGCCGAGCGCTTTGGACTCGCGCAGTTGCATCAATTGCGCGGGCGCGTGGGGCGGGGCACGGCGGAGTCGGTGTGCATCCTGCTGTATCAGGCGCCGCTGTCGCCCACGGCCAAGCAGCGCCTGCAGACCATGCGCGAGACCACCGATGGTTTCGAAATCGCCCGGCGCGATCTGGACATTCGCGGCCCCGGTGAATTCCTTGGCGCACGGCAATCGGGCGAGGCCATGCTGCGCTTTGCCGATCTCAATCACGATGCGTGGTTGGTCGAGTTTGCGCAGGGCGCCGCGGAGCAGATGCTCGCGCGCTTTCCCGAAGCCGTGGAGGCGCATCTCAAGCGCTGGCTGGGTGAGCGCGAGCACTATCTGCGGGTCTAG
- the queA gene encoding tRNA preQ1(34) S-adenosylmethionine ribosyltransferase-isomerase QueA produces the protein MLTLSDFDFDLPPELIAQTALPDRTASRLLAVRRADDGVHFDDRQFADLVDYLRPGDLLVFNDTRVIKARFFGQKASGGKVEVLVERLLDEHTVLAQIRSSKSPVEGTTLRLADAFDVTVGPRAEPFFTLRFPQPALDLIEQYGRLPLPPYIEHDPDSFDETRYQTVYARNPGAVAAPTAGLHFDDALFAKLDAMGIQRGFLTLHVGAGTFQPVRVENIAEHRMHSEWYAISPELAEAIRATRAAGGRIIAVGTTSMRALESAAQPDGTLHAGSGDTDIFITPGYRFRLVDALVTNFHLPKSTLLMLVSAFAGTAAIRAAYQHAIAQRYRFFSYGDAMLLTRAEPDSISA, from the coding sequence ATGCTGACGCTGTCCGATTTCGATTTCGATCTGCCGCCCGAGCTGATCGCGCAAACCGCCCTGCCCGACCGCACCGCGAGCCGCCTGCTGGCTGTCCGCCGCGCGGACGATGGCGTGCATTTTGACGACCGCCAGTTCGCCGATCTGGTCGACTACCTGCGCCCCGGCGACCTGCTGGTCTTCAACGACACACGTGTCATCAAGGCCCGCTTCTTCGGCCAAAAGGCCAGCGGCGGCAAGGTTGAGGTGCTGGTTGAGCGCCTGCTGGACGAGCACACCGTGCTGGCGCAGATCCGCTCCAGCAAGTCGCCCGTCGAGGGCACCACGCTGCGCCTGGCCGATGCCTTTGATGTGACGGTTGGCCCACGTGCCGAGCCGTTCTTCACGCTGCGCTTCCCGCAGCCGGCGCTGGACCTGATCGAGCAATACGGCCGCCTGCCGCTGCCGCCCTACATCGAGCACGATCCCGATAGCTTTGACGAAACGCGCTACCAGACCGTCTACGCACGCAACCCGGGCGCCGTGGCGGCCCCTACCGCAGGTCTGCATTTCGACGACGCGCTGTTCGCCAAGCTCGACGCCATGGGCATTCAACGTGGTTTCCTGACGCTGCACGTGGGCGCGGGCACGTTCCAGCCGGTGCGCGTGGAAAACATCGCCGAACACCGCATGCACAGCGAGTGGTACGCCATCTCGCCCGAACTGGCCGAGGCCATCCGTGCCACGCGGGCTGCGGGCGGACGCATCATCGCGGTGGGCACCACCTCGATGCGCGCGCTCGAATCGGCCGCACAGCCGGACGGCACGCTCCACGCAGGCAGCGGCGACACCGACATCTTCATCACCCCCGGCTACCGCTTCCGCCTGGTCGACGCGCTGGTGACCAACTTCCACCTGCCCAAGTCGACGCTGCTGATGCTGGTGTCGGCGTTTGCGGGCACGGCGGCCATCCGCGCCGCCTACCAGCACGCCATTGCCCAGCGCTACCGCTTCTTCAGTTACGGCGACGCCATGCTCCTCACGCGCGCCGAACCAGATTCCATTTCCGCCTGA
- the tgt gene encoding tRNA guanosine(34) transglycosylase Tgt, whose amino-acid sequence MLKYELLTTDGLARRGRMTLNHGVVETPIFMPVGTYGAVKAMSPAELKDIGAQIILGNTFHLWLRPGLEVMDAHKGLHGFNGWDKPILTDSGGFQVFSLGDLRKITEEGVTFASPINGDKLFLSPEISMQIQRRLNSDIVMQFDECTPYKIGDRPATEAEAAASMRMSLRWAQRSRNEFAREGNPNALFGIVQGGMFENLRDESLAGLQAIDADAGGQGFGGYAIGGLSVGEPKEDMMRVLQHVAPRLPANKPHYLMGVGTPEDLVAGVAAGIDMFDCVMPTRNARNGWLFTRFGDIKIKNAVHRNDPRPLDETCGCYTCRNFSRAYLHHLQRVGEILGARLNTIHNLYYYLELMAEMRAAIESHGFAAFQARFAADRARGAL is encoded by the coding sequence ATGCTCAAGTACGAACTCCTCACCACCGATGGCCTCGCCCGACGCGGCCGCATGACCCTGAACCACGGCGTGGTGGAAACGCCCATCTTCATGCCGGTGGGCACGTATGGCGCGGTCAAGGCGATGTCGCCGGCGGAACTGAAGGACATCGGCGCCCAGATCATCCTCGGCAACACCTTCCACCTGTGGCTGCGCCCGGGGCTGGAAGTGATGGATGCGCACAAGGGCCTGCACGGCTTCAATGGCTGGGATAAACCCATCCTGACGGATTCCGGCGGTTTTCAGGTGTTTTCGCTGGGCGATCTGCGCAAGATCACCGAGGAAGGCGTGACATTCGCCTCGCCCATCAACGGCGACAAGCTGTTCCTGTCGCCCGAGATCTCCATGCAGATCCAGCGCCGACTGAATTCGGACATCGTCATGCAGTTCGACGAATGCACGCCGTACAAGATCGGGGATCGCCCCGCCACTGAGGCCGAAGCCGCCGCCTCGATGCGCATGAGCCTGCGCTGGGCACAGCGCTCGCGCAACGAGTTCGCGCGAGAAGGCAACCCGAACGCGCTGTTCGGCATCGTGCAAGGCGGCATGTTCGAGAACCTGCGTGACGAATCGCTGGCTGGGCTGCAAGCCATTGACGCCGATGCGGGCGGCCAGGGCTTTGGCGGTTATGCCATCGGCGGCCTGTCGGTCGGCGAGCCGAAGGAAGACATGATGCGCGTGCTGCAGCACGTGGCGCCGCGTCTGCCTGCCAACAAGCCGCACTACCTGATGGGCGTGGGCACGCCGGAAGACCTGGTGGCGGGCGTCGCCGCCGGCATCGACATGTTCGACTGCGTGATGCCCACCCGCAACGCCCGCAACGGCTGGCTGTTCACCCGCTTTGGCGACATCAAGATTAAGAACGCGGTGCATCGCAATGACCCGCGCCCGCTGGACGAAACCTGCGGCTGCTATACCTGCCGCAACTTCTCGCGCGCCTATCTGCATCATCTGCAGCGCGTGGGCGAAATCCTGGGTGCGCGCCTGAACACCATCCACAACCTCTATTACTACCTGGAGCTGATGGCCGAGATGCGCGCCGCCATTGAGTCGCACGGCTTTGCTGCATTCCAGGCGCGCTTTGCCGCCGATCGGGCCCGCGGCGCACTCTGA
- the yajC gene encoding preprotein translocase subunit YajC, with translation MFLISDAYAQTAPAGGAASGLMSFLPIILMFVVLWFIMIRPQMKRQKETKAMLEALAKGDEVVTAGGILGKVAKVTEQFVVVEIAANTEITVQKSAVTTVLPKGTLKAL, from the coding sequence GTGTTCCTCATTTCCGACGCTTACGCACAAACCGCCCCGGCGGGCGGCGCCGCCAGTGGCCTGATGAGCTTCCTGCCCATCATCCTGATGTTTGTGGTGCTGTGGTTCATCATGATCCGCCCGCAAATGAAGCGCCAGAAAGAAACCAAGGCCATGCTCGAAGCCCTGGCCAAGGGCGACGAAGTCGTCACTGCCGGCGGCATCCTGGGCAAGGTTGCCAAGGTGACCGAGCAGTTCGTGGTGGTTGAAATCGCTGCCAACACTGAAATCACCGTCCAGAAGAGCGCTGTGACGACCGTGCTGCCCAAGGGCACGCTCAAAGCGCTGTAA
- the secD gene encoding protein translocase subunit SecD — MNRYPLWKYLVILVALAIGFLYTLPNFFGEAPAVQVSSGKATVKVDLNVQKQVESLLAAANIQPNGVFFDNNGTSASVRVRFADTDTQLKAKDILARGLNTDQTDPTYIVALNLLSGSPRWLTSIHALPMFLGLDLRGGVHFLLQVDMNGAVTKKLDSLAGDIRTQLRDKSIRHNGIDRSGNTITIKFGNADDADRARGVLADSTRELAYSVDKTADGATLTGTFTAAAMKEVQDNAVKQNVVTLHNRVNELGVAEPVIQQQGPDRIVVQLPGVQDTAKAKDIIGRTATLEARLADPNAPLVPRAGDPVPLGDELFTQGRSAPVLLQKQVIFTGDRITSASAGFDQNHNASVDITLDGQGGRMLRDVSRDNIGKRMGIVLFEKGKGEVLTVATIQSELGSRFQITGMGSTEASADLALLLRAGSLAAPMEIIEERTIGPSLGADNIRKGFDSALYGFLAVSVFMVLYYMLFGVFSVVALGVNVFLLIAVLSMLQATLTLPGIAAIALALGMAIDANVLINERIREELRNGASAQMAIAAGFERAWATIVDSNVTTLIAGLALIAFGSGPVKGFAVVHCLGILTSMFSAVFFNRALVNLWYGRRKKLQGLAIGQIWKPGNTAPNAQPPAKQ; from the coding sequence ATGAATCGTTATCCGCTCTGGAAATACCTTGTGATCCTGGTGGCGCTTGCCATCGGGTTCCTCTATACGCTGCCGAATTTCTTCGGTGAGGCGCCTGCCGTGCAGGTGTCTTCGGGCAAGGCCACCGTCAAGGTCGACCTGAACGTGCAAAAGCAGGTTGAGAGCCTGCTCGCTGCGGCCAACATCCAGCCCAACGGCGTGTTCTTCGACAACAACGGCACCTCGGCCAGCGTGCGTGTGCGCTTTGCCGACACCGACACGCAGCTCAAGGCCAAGGACATCCTGGCCCGCGGCCTGAACACCGACCAGACCGATCCGACCTACATCGTCGCGCTGAACCTGCTGTCGGGCTCGCCGCGCTGGCTGACCTCCATCCACGCCCTGCCGATGTTCCTGGGTCTGGACTTGCGTGGCGGGGTGCACTTCCTGCTGCAGGTCGACATGAACGGTGCGGTCACCAAGAAGCTCGACTCGCTGGCTGGCGACATCCGCACGCAACTGCGCGACAAGAGCATCCGCCACAACGGCATCGACCGCAGCGGCAACACCATCACCATCAAGTTCGGCAACGCCGACGACGCCGACCGCGCGCGTGGCGTGCTGGCAGATTCCACCCGTGAACTGGCCTACAGCGTCGACAAGACCGCTGACGGCGCCACGCTCACCGGCACCTTTACCGCTGCCGCGATGAAGGAAGTGCAGGACAACGCCGTCAAGCAGAACGTCGTGACGCTGCACAACCGCGTGAACGAACTGGGCGTGGCCGAGCCGGTGATCCAGCAACAGGGCCCGGACCGCATCGTCGTGCAGCTGCCCGGCGTGCAGGACACGGCCAAGGCCAAGGACATCATCGGCCGGACCGCCACGCTGGAAGCCCGCCTGGCTGACCCGAACGCGCCGCTGGTGCCGCGCGCCGGCGACCCGGTGCCGCTGGGCGACGAGCTCTTCACGCAAGGCCGCAGCGCCCCGGTGCTGTTGCAGAAGCAGGTGATCTTCACGGGTGACCGCATCACCAGCGCCTCGGCCGGCTTTGACCAGAACCACAATGCGTCGGTCGACATCACGCTCGACGGCCAGGGCGGCCGCATGCTGCGCGATGTCTCGCGCGACAACATCGGCAAGCGCATGGGCATCGTCCTGTTCGAAAAGGGCAAGGGCGAAGTGCTGACGGTGGCGACCATCCAGTCCGAACTGGGCTCGCGTTTCCAGATCACCGGCATGGGCTCGACGGAAGCGTCGGCTGACTTGGCGCTGCTGCTGCGTGCAGGCTCGCTGGCGGCGCCGATGGAGATCATCGAAGAACGCACCATCGGCCCGTCGCTGGGTGCCGACAACATCCGCAAGGGCTTCGACTCGGCGCTGTACGGCTTCCTCGCCGTGTCGGTGTTCATGGTCCTGTACTACATGCTGTTCGGCGTGTTTTCGGTGGTGGCGCTGGGCGTGAACGTGTTCCTGCTGATCGCCGTGCTGTCGATGCTGCAGGCCACCCTCACGCTGCCGGGCATTGCCGCGATTGCGCTGGCACTGGGTATGGCCATCGACGCGAACGTGCTGATCAACGAGCGTATCCGTGAAGAGCTGCGCAACGGCGCCTCGGCCCAGATGGCGATTGCCGCCGGCTTCGAGCGTGCGTGGGCCACCATCGTGGACTCGAACGTCACCACGCTGATCGCGGGCCTGGCGCTGATCGCCTTCGGCTCCGGTCCGGTGAAGGGCTTTGCCGTGGTGCACTGCCTGGGCATTCTGACGTCGATGTTCTCGGCGGTGTTCTTCAACCGCGCCCTGGTCAATCTCTGGTACGGCCGCCGCAAGAAGCTGCAAGGCCTGGCAATCGGCCAGATCTGGAAGCCGGGCAATACCGCCCCCAACGCCCAGCCGCCGGCAAAGCAGTAA
- the secF gene encoding protein translocase subunit SecF — MEFFRIRRDIPFMKHALVLNAVSFITFIAAVFFLFHKGLHLSVEFTGGTVMEVAYTQAADLPKVRADVEKLGYADAQVQNFGTSRDVMIRLPLKNGPDGKPIASAVQSQQVMTALNATNPDAKLQRVEFVGPQVGKELATDGLLALLFVVIGIVIYLSIRFEWKFAVAGIIANLHDVVIILGFFAFFQWEFSLSVLAGILAVLGYSVNESVVIFDRIREAFRKYRKMNTHEVIDHAITSTISRTIITHGSTEMMVLSMLVFGGPTLHYFALALTIGILFGIYSSVFVAAALCMWLGVKREDLVKADKKAGGPKEDDPNFGAQV; from the coding sequence ATGGAGTTTTTCCGCATCCGCCGCGATATTCCGTTCATGAAGCACGCGTTGGTTCTCAACGCCGTGTCGTTCATCACGTTTATCGCCGCCGTCTTCTTCCTGTTCCACAAAGGGCTGCACCTGTCGGTGGAATTCACCGGCGGTACGGTGATGGAAGTCGCCTACACCCAGGCCGCTGATCTGCCGAAGGTCCGCGCCGACGTCGAGAAGCTCGGCTATGCCGATGCCCAGGTGCAGAATTTCGGCACCTCGCGCGACGTGATGATCCGCCTGCCGCTCAAGAATGGTCCGGATGGCAAGCCCATCGCGTCGGCCGTGCAGAGCCAGCAGGTCATGACGGCCCTGAACGCCACCAACCCCGACGCCAAGCTGCAGCGCGTTGAATTTGTCGGCCCGCAGGTCGGCAAGGAACTCGCCACCGACGGCCTGCTGGCGCTGCTGTTCGTGGTGATCGGCATCGTCATCTACCTGTCGATCCGCTTCGAGTGGAAGTTTGCAGTGGCGGGCATCATCGCCAACCTGCACGACGTGGTCATCATCCTGGGCTTCTTCGCGTTCTTCCAGTGGGAGTTCTCGCTGTCGGTGCTGGCCGGCATCCTGGCGGTGCTGGGCTACTCGGTGAACGAGTCGGTCGTGATCTTCGACCGGATTCGCGAGGCGTTCCGCAAGTACCGCAAGATGAACACGCACGAGGTGATCGACCACGCGATTACCAGCACCATCTCGCGCACGATCATCACCCACGGCTCGACCGAAATGATGGTGCTGTCGATGCTGGTGTTCGGCGGCCCGACGCTGCACTACTTCGCCCTGGCGCTGACCATCGGTATCTTGTTCGGTATCTATTCGTCGGTATTCGTGGCGGCCGCGCTGTGCATGTGGCTGGGCGTCAAGCGCGAAGACCTGGTCAAGGCCGACAAGAAGGCCGGCGGCCCGAAGGAAGACGATCCAAACTTCGGCGCGCAGGTCTGA
- a CDS encoding IS1595 family transposase has product MWGVPVYRQRFGSTVSRPAIERFYRLIRACMAAQEQLREPFTGALECDETTFGGARHGKRGWGAAGKVVVFGIVKRNGEVKAAPIAQHDQAAIMEQIQAHTREGSLYYYTDAWQAYATLRLRGDHVVVRKEKGRPVGRDHINGIEGFWSYAKNWLYPYRGVPRKHFHLYLGEVCWRFNHRDQDLKPLLLKLLQATALSDIEPVLVQIR; this is encoded by the coding sequence GTGTGGGGCGTACCGGTCTATCGCCAGCGCTTTGGTAGCACCGTCAGCCGCCCAGCGATTGAGCGCTTTTACCGTTTGATCCGCGCCTGCATGGCCGCCCAGGAACAGTTGCGTGAGCCATTCACCGGCGCACTGGAGTGCGACGAAACCACGTTTGGCGGGGCTCGGCACGGCAAACGCGGCTGGGGAGCGGCCGGCAAGGTAGTGGTCTTCGGCATCGTCAAGCGCAATGGCGAAGTGAAGGCGGCACCGATCGCCCAGCACGACCAAGCAGCCATCATGGAGCAGATCCAAGCCCACACGCGTGAAGGCTCGCTGTACTACTACACCGATGCCTGGCAGGCCTATGCCACCTTACGGCTACGAGGCGATCACGTGGTGGTGCGCAAGGAGAAAGGCAGGCCTGTTGGCCGAGACCACATCAACGGCATCGAGGGCTTCTGGAGCTACGCCAAAAACTGGCTCTATCCTTACCGGGGCGTGCCTCGCAAACACTTCCATCTTTACCTAGGGGAAGTTTGCTGGCGTTTCAACCACCGCGATCAGGACTTGAAACCGTTGCTGCTCAAGCTTCTGCAGGCAACGGCTCTGTCTGATATCGAGCCTGTTCTGGTCCAGATTCGTTAG